Proteins encoded by one window of Cellvibrio sp. KY-GH-1:
- a CDS encoding esterase-like activity of phytase family protein translates to MQFTRKLLPLMLVASLPILMTACGGDDGKNGTNGTNGTNGSNGANGSNGAKSLLSQTVLAAGNAQCFKGGVKIESGVDANNDNTLQSTEVSQTTYQCDKSVINTQMNFNRVATLPSCMQINATCNTNDVTAAEIVAASTDGMTLVYTDSPKNQIGFVNIANPAQPKATGVLAMGGEPTSIAVKGANALVAVNTSADFVNVSGKLAIVDIATKTLVHSINLGGQPDSVAVSPDGKYALVVIENERDESLNGGVPPQLPAGKLVIVDLTAAAPSAWTTRDVNLTGIAALYPSDPEPEYVDINADNIAVVTLQENNHIALINLATGEVIRHFSAGSVDLVNVDLTDDRPAVIKPVEVQKARLREPDGVSWINTDYFATANEGDLNGGTRGFTVFNKMGEVVWDSGSELDDLAIRFGHYQDRRSDAKGNEPENIELGVFGNERFLFVNSERSSLIFVYDLADPKKPVFKQALPATAAPEGGLAIPARNLLVVASESDLRNVAIRAGINIYSYNTQAQKYPTVQSINRPDGNPIPWSALSALSVDAYNTNTLYSIEDSFFGQNRIFTLDVSSKPALIVGETKIWDSNNVFANSGINAGLPSFSNAELAAMINADKSVNLDPEGLAKASDGGFWIASEGSGAAADAKSSNLIFKTDAFGVIQSVIGLPTTVNALQTNNGFEGIAEYNNSLYLAFQRAWGAETNPRIGIYDLASKTWKFVFYPLDAYNSQYAGGWVGLSEITSLGNGEFMVLERDNRGGPDASIKRLYKINLQAVTDGQTITKTLIKDIKPVLGGTTGPLLEKVEGTAVMANGYVYIVTDNDGVNDHSGETQLINLGKLF, encoded by the coding sequence ATGCAATTTACACGAAAACTATTGCCACTGATGCTAGTGGCGAGCTTGCCAATATTGATGACCGCCTGTGGTGGTGACGATGGTAAAAATGGCACCAATGGTACTAACGGCACTAATGGCAGCAATGGCGCTAATGGTTCTAACGGTGCAAAAAGTTTACTGAGTCAAACGGTACTTGCCGCCGGCAATGCCCAGTGTTTTAAAGGTGGAGTGAAAATTGAAAGTGGTGTGGATGCCAACAACGACAATACTCTGCAATCTACTGAAGTTTCCCAAACCACGTACCAGTGCGATAAAAGTGTAATCAATACGCAGATGAATTTTAATCGCGTGGCGACTCTGCCCAGTTGTATGCAAATTAATGCAACTTGTAATACCAATGATGTTACCGCGGCAGAAATTGTAGCGGCAAGTACCGATGGTATGACTCTGGTGTATACCGATAGCCCTAAAAACCAAATCGGTTTTGTTAATATCGCCAACCCCGCGCAACCCAAAGCAACTGGTGTGCTCGCGATGGGTGGCGAGCCAACGTCTATTGCTGTGAAAGGTGCGAATGCTCTGGTTGCCGTAAATACCTCAGCGGATTTCGTTAACGTATCTGGCAAATTGGCAATTGTTGATATAGCAACCAAGACTCTGGTTCATAGCATTAATCTTGGTGGTCAACCGGATTCTGTAGCAGTCAGCCCCGATGGGAAATATGCGTTGGTTGTGATCGAAAACGAACGCGATGAAAGTTTAAATGGCGGTGTTCCTCCACAATTGCCAGCGGGCAAATTAGTGATCGTGGATTTGACCGCAGCAGCGCCAAGCGCATGGACCACGCGCGACGTAAATTTAACGGGAATTGCTGCACTTTATCCGTCTGACCCGGAGCCGGAATATGTCGACATCAACGCTGACAATATTGCGGTGGTAACGCTGCAGGAAAATAATCACATTGCGTTAATCAATCTAGCGACTGGTGAAGTCATTCGTCACTTCAGTGCCGGTAGTGTCGACCTCGTCAATGTGGATTTAACTGATGATCGCCCGGCAGTTATTAAACCAGTGGAAGTACAGAAAGCGCGCTTGCGTGAGCCGGACGGCGTGAGTTGGATTAACACTGATTATTTTGCGACTGCCAACGAAGGCGATTTGAATGGTGGTACACGTGGGTTCACGGTATTTAACAAAATGGGCGAGGTGGTTTGGGATTCAGGTTCCGAATTGGATGACCTGGCAATTCGCTTTGGCCACTATCAAGATCGTCGTTCCGATGCTAAAGGCAACGAGCCGGAAAATATTGAGTTGGGCGTGTTTGGTAACGAACGTTTCCTGTTTGTAAATTCCGAGCGTTCCAGCTTGATTTTTGTGTACGACTTGGCTGATCCGAAAAAACCTGTGTTTAAGCAAGCCTTACCAGCTACTGCAGCACCAGAAGGTGGTTTGGCAATTCCTGCGCGCAATTTGTTAGTGGTTGCGTCTGAGAGCGATTTGCGCAACGTCGCCATTCGCGCCGGCATTAATATTTATTCGTACAACACGCAAGCGCAGAAATATCCAACGGTGCAATCTATTAATCGCCCGGATGGCAACCCAATTCCCTGGAGCGCGCTCTCGGCGTTGTCGGTGGATGCTTACAATACCAACACGCTTTATTCCATCGAAGACAGTTTCTTTGGTCAGAATCGAATTTTCACACTGGACGTTAGCAGTAAGCCCGCGTTGATTGTGGGCGAAACAAAAATTTGGGATAGCAACAACGTTTTTGCAAATTCAGGAATTAATGCGGGTTTACCAAGCTTTTCCAATGCGGAATTAGCAGCAATGATCAATGCGGATAAATCGGTAAACCTTGACCCTGAAGGTTTGGCGAAAGCGAGTGATGGCGGCTTTTGGATTGCATCGGAAGGCTCTGGCGCGGCGGCGGACGCAAAATCCAGCAACCTGATTTTTAAAACCGATGCGTTCGGAGTAATTCAATCAGTTATTGGGTTGCCAACCACCGTAAATGCGTTGCAAACCAATAATGGTTTTGAAGGTATTGCCGAATACAACAACAGTTTGTATCTCGCCTTCCAACGCGCCTGGGGTGCTGAAACCAATCCGCGCATTGGTATTTATGACCTGGCCAGCAAAACCTGGAAGTTTGTGTTTTATCCGCTGGATGCCTATAACTCGCAATATGCGGGTGGTTGGGTAGGTCTGTCGGAAATCACTTCATTGGGCAATGGTGAATTTATGGTGCTGGAGCGCGATAACCGCGGCGGCCCGGATGCATCCATCAAGCGCCTGTACAAAATTAATTTGCAGGCGGTGACCGACGGTCAAACCATTACCAAAACCCTGATCAAAGACATTAAACCAGTGTTGGGCGGCACTACCGGTCCGCTGTTGGAAAAAGTAGAAGGCACCGCGGTTATGGCAAATGGCTATGTCTACATAGTGACCGACAACGACGGCGTGAATGACCACAGCGGTGAAACCCAGCTGATTAATCTGGGTAAGTTGTTCTAA
- a CDS encoding NAD(P)/FAD-dependent oxidoreductase codes for MIRINELQLPLDHPADDLRKAIVQRLKIKDSDLLEFTVFKRSYDARKKNSEITFVYIIDLQVNNEEKILQRFADDKNIRPAPDTNYYPVAQAPDNLTERPLVIGFGPCGLFAALTLAQMGFKPIVLERGKDVRRRTKDTWALWRNKVLTPESNVQFGEGGAGLFSDGKLYSQIKDPKFYGRKVMYEFVRAGAPEEIMYVSKPHIGTFRLTGVVSTMREEIKALGGEVRFENKVSDFIIEDGRIQGVCLADGSELRSRYVVLALGHSSRDTFRKLHERGVFVEAKPFAVGFRIEHPQSLIDHARLGKYAGHPELGAADYKLVYHAKNGRAVYSFCMCPGGTVVAATSEPERVVTNGMSQYSRNERNANAGIVVGIDPEKDFPGGPLAGVELQEKLESRAYELGGKDYCAPGQLVGDFIRGKPSKEFGEVEPSYKPGVKLGDLAPSLPDYAIEAIREALPEFGKQIRGFDRKDAVLTGIETRTSSPVRITRDYETLQSLNTRGLYPAGEGAGYAGGILSAGVDGIKVAEALAKAMLADLGG; via the coding sequence ATGATCCGCATTAACGAACTCCAGCTGCCGCTGGATCACCCCGCTGACGACCTGCGTAAAGCCATAGTCCAGCGCTTGAAAATTAAAGATTCCGATCTGCTCGAATTCACCGTGTTTAAACGCAGCTACGATGCGCGCAAAAAAAACAGTGAAATCACTTTTGTTTATATCATCGACCTGCAAGTAAATAATGAAGAAAAAATTCTGCAGCGTTTTGCCGATGATAAAAATATCCGCCCCGCTCCCGATACTAATTACTACCCGGTTGCTCAGGCACCAGACAATTTAACCGAACGCCCACTAGTAATCGGCTTTGGTCCCTGCGGTTTATTTGCTGCACTGACGCTCGCGCAAATGGGCTTTAAACCCATTGTATTAGAACGCGGTAAAGATGTTCGCCGCCGCACCAAAGATACCTGGGCCTTATGGCGCAACAAAGTATTAACACCGGAATCCAACGTGCAATTTGGGGAAGGTGGTGCGGGTTTATTTTCCGATGGAAAACTTTACAGCCAAATCAAAGACCCGAAATTTTACGGTCGCAAAGTGATGTACGAATTTGTACGCGCTGGTGCGCCGGAAGAAATTATGTATGTGAGCAAACCGCATATTGGTACCTTTCGCTTAACCGGCGTAGTGTCCACCATGCGCGAAGAAATTAAAGCGCTCGGTGGTGAAGTGCGTTTTGAAAACAAGGTCAGTGATTTTATTATCGAGGACGGACGTATTCAGGGCGTTTGCCTCGCTGACGGTAGCGAACTTCGCAGCCGCTATGTCGTGCTGGCACTGGGCCACAGCTCGCGCGATACTTTTCGCAAATTACATGAACGCGGCGTTTTTGTGGAAGCAAAACCCTTCGCGGTGGGCTTTCGCATCGAACACCCGCAATCATTAATTGATCACGCGCGCTTGGGTAAATACGCAGGTCACCCGGAGCTAGGCGCGGCGGATTACAAACTGGTTTATCACGCGAAAAATGGTCGCGCGGTTTATAGTTTTTGTATGTGCCCGGGCGGTACTGTGGTTGCGGCGACATCGGAACCGGAACGCGTAGTCACCAATGGTATGAGCCAATACTCACGCAACGAGCGCAATGCGAACGCGGGCATTGTCGTGGGCATTGATCCAGAAAAAGATTTCCCCGGCGGCCCCCTCGCCGGTGTCGAGCTGCAGGAAAAACTGGAATCGCGCGCGTATGAGTTAGGCGGTAAAGATTACTGCGCACCGGGACAACTTGTCGGCGATTTTATTCGCGGCAAACCTTCCAAGGAATTCGGCGAAGTGGAGCCCTCTTACAAGCCAGGGGTAAAACTCGGCGATCTTGCGCCTTCCCTCCCCGATTACGCAATTGAAGCCATTCGCGAAGCCCTGCCGGAATTCGGCAAACAAATTCGCGGATTCGATCGCAAAGACGCGGTGTTAACCGGTATCGAAACCCGTACCTCATCGCCCGTGCGCATTACGCGCGACTACGAGACACTGCAAAGCCTCAACACTCGCGGCCTCTACCCGGCTGGCGAAGGTGCGGGTTACGCAGGCGGCATTTTGTCAGCGGGTGTAGATGGGATCAAAGTCGCTGAAGCCTTGGCCAAGGCAATGCTGGCGGACTTGGGCGGCTAA
- the rlmE gene encoding 23S rRNA (uridine(2552)-2'-O)-methyltransferase RlmE, producing the protein MARSKSSNRWLDEHVNDPYVKKAQIDGYRARAAYKLIELNDKDKLIRPGALVVDLGSAPGSWSQIAGRLVGVKGRVVASDILPMDSLEHVDFIQGDFTEEAVFDQIMEKLGERKADVVISDMAPNISGVDAVDQASSMYLVELALDMARRVLKPKGDFVAKVFQGEGSDEYIKEVKTSFEKVLIRKPAASRPRSREVYVVGKGFKQ; encoded by the coding sequence ATGGCCAGATCCAAAAGTAGTAACCGTTGGTTGGACGAACACGTCAATGATCCTTATGTTAAAAAAGCGCAGATTGACGGCTATCGCGCGCGCGCGGCGTATAAGCTGATCGAGCTGAACGATAAGGATAAATTGATTCGCCCCGGTGCATTGGTCGTGGATCTGGGTTCGGCGCCGGGCAGTTGGTCGCAAATTGCCGGGCGTTTGGTGGGGGTAAAGGGCAGGGTAGTCGCCTCGGATATTCTGCCGATGGATTCGTTGGAGCACGTGGATTTTATTCAGGGTGATTTCACCGAAGAAGCTGTATTCGACCAGATTATGGAAAAACTCGGTGAGCGCAAAGCGGATGTAGTTATCTCTGATATGGCTCCGAATATCAGCGGCGTAGATGCGGTCGATCAAGCCTCGTCTATGTACCTTGTTGAACTCGCCCTCGACATGGCACGTCGCGTGTTAAAGCCCAAAGGCGATTTCGTTGCCAAGGTATTTCAGGGTGAAGGCAGCGATGAATACATCAAAGAGGTAAAAACGTCTTTTGAAAAAGTATTAATTCGCAAGCCTGCCGCGTCACGCCCGCGCTCGCGTGAGGTTTATGTGGTGGGCAAAGGCTTTAAGCAATAA
- a CDS encoding endo-1,4-beta-xylanase, producing MSNKLLPLGYAVGLLAFSSGLAAQTTNPGNCGYTVNSGLYATWPNPTSYQGWSAVANKTGEVAKSFQILLDVGNTSIRDGYQAEYSPTEGGYLVNSPSYLQYQTIRSGKEYKFGYIGTGTYTGATGYVIAINGKACDTDAPTISLSANKKLFTSNANITLDAQANDNVAVRKVVFEVNGKVIGQVTKAPFTLSIPVTSTDNGRQVYTATAYDPSGNKTASNSVRVFTAIGNRFLGSAVDKAAEFDDLPFYFDQLTPGNAGKWGSVEATRDVMKWEELDKAYNFAKTNGMRFKMHTLIWGQQAPAWITSLPAEEQLAEIDEWMAEVAARYPDLDMIDVVNEPLHAPAGYRNALGGAGVTGWDWVIKSFEMARKHFPNSQLLLNDYQILIMESFTQDYLKIIKVLQERDLIDGIGLQSHFLERAENSVVKKNLETLAATGLPIYISEFDLNFKNDAQHANRVRDLFTIFWDNPSVVGVTHWGHLQGYMWRENAYLIRTNKTLRPGFEWMLCYVAGGTNCAVPYYVPAGWSGDASGITLQAEEYDEGQGIIASGDTVSYTDKGDWIAFKKVNFQSAWDQLSITYLKGNADVGSVSFHLDSLDAAPLVEKELESSGGWGTAKTLTMPWPAVSGQHDVYIKFNNVYGVANLDAVKFHAPLAGNGFGPNLIPNGNFESGSASGWFSWNGTITADTALAHNGSYALKLSNRNGNGPAAYSLTSLVSAGNKYSVKLWASIAGAASANINVTSKIGCAGTDTYSWLVSPVTVNNGQWVELSGDLNVPNCALTDVLIFAEGPAGGIDIYLDDVSVRQYVSSNLVSNGGFEAGNVSGWSSWNGTVAASTEFVKSGTYSLKLSNRSGNGPAAYNNLKPLLEAGKTYSVSMAVSIQGAATAPVNITRKLTCGSNTTYSWVANTGAVTEGAWTTLTGDLVIPADCVINDFLIYAEGPAGGINMFIDDVVVTAK from the coding sequence ATGTCCAACAAATTGCTCCCGCTCGGATACGCGGTGGGCCTGCTCGCTTTTAGCTCAGGCCTCGCTGCACAAACCACTAACCCCGGCAATTGCGGCTACACCGTAAATTCCGGACTTTACGCTACCTGGCCCAACCCAACGTCCTATCAGGGCTGGTCCGCCGTGGCGAACAAAACTGGCGAAGTTGCCAAAAGCTTCCAGATATTACTGGATGTAGGCAACACCAGTATTCGCGATGGCTATCAAGCCGAGTACAGTCCCACTGAGGGCGGTTATCTGGTTAACTCGCCTTCATATCTGCAATACCAAACTATTCGCTCGGGCAAAGAATACAAATTTGGTTACATAGGCACAGGTACCTATACGGGAGCAACCGGTTATGTGATTGCGATCAACGGCAAAGCCTGTGATACCGATGCGCCCACCATCAGTTTGAGTGCAAACAAAAAATTATTTACCAGCAACGCCAACATCACACTCGACGCACAAGCAAACGATAACGTTGCGGTACGCAAAGTCGTGTTTGAAGTCAATGGCAAAGTAATCGGCCAGGTTACCAAAGCGCCCTTCACCCTGAGCATTCCGGTCACGAGCACTGACAATGGGCGCCAGGTTTATACCGCCACGGCCTATGACCCCAGCGGCAACAAAACCGCCTCTAATTCGGTGCGCGTATTTACCGCCATTGGCAACCGCTTCTTGGGCTCCGCCGTGGACAAAGCCGCAGAGTTCGATGACCTCCCGTTCTATTTCGATCAACTTACTCCGGGCAACGCCGGCAAATGGGGCAGCGTAGAAGCCACACGTGATGTAATGAAATGGGAAGAGTTGGACAAGGCCTATAACTTTGCCAAAACCAACGGTATGCGCTTCAAAATGCACACCTTGATTTGGGGCCAACAAGCGCCCGCATGGATTACCAGTTTACCGGCCGAAGAACAACTCGCCGAAATTGACGAGTGGATGGCGGAAGTGGCTGCGCGTTATCCGGACTTGGATATGATCGACGTTGTAAACGAGCCACTCCACGCACCGGCCGGTTATCGCAATGCGCTGGGTGGCGCAGGTGTCACCGGCTGGGATTGGGTCATTAAATCCTTTGAAATGGCCCGCAAGCATTTCCCCAATTCGCAGTTGCTGTTGAACGATTATCAAATCCTGATTATGGAATCTTTCACTCAGGACTATTTGAAAATCATTAAAGTGCTACAAGAGCGCGATCTGATCGACGGCATAGGTTTGCAATCTCACTTCCTTGAGCGCGCTGAAAATAGCGTGGTGAAGAAAAATCTGGAAACACTCGCCGCGACAGGTTTGCCAATTTACATTTCTGAATTCGATTTGAATTTCAAAAATGATGCGCAACACGCAAATCGCGTGCGCGATCTGTTCACCATCTTCTGGGATAACCCATCGGTGGTTGGCGTTACCCACTGGGGCCATTTACAAGGTTACATGTGGCGAGAAAATGCTTATTTGATTCGCACCAATAAAACCCTGCGTCCCGGTTTTGAATGGATGCTCTGCTATGTTGCCGGTGGCACCAATTGCGCCGTGCCTTACTATGTTCCAGCCGGTTGGAGCGGCGATGCGAGCGGCATCACCTTGCAAGCCGAAGAATATGATGAGGGCCAAGGCATAATCGCTTCGGGCGACACAGTTTCCTACACCGATAAAGGCGACTGGATTGCCTTCAAAAAAGTGAATTTCCAAAGCGCTTGGGATCAACTCAGCATCACCTATCTGAAAGGTAACGCAGACGTGGGTTCAGTCTCGTTCCATTTGGATAGTTTGGATGCAGCGCCCTTAGTAGAAAAAGAATTGGAATCCAGCGGCGGATGGGGCACTGCGAAAACCCTGACCATGCCATGGCCAGCAGTGAGTGGCCAACACGACGTTTACATTAAATTTAATAATGTCTACGGCGTAGCCAACCTGGATGCAGTGAAATTCCACGCTCCACTAGCCGGCAATGGTTTTGGCCCGAACCTGATCCCCAACGGCAATTTTGAAAGCGGCAGCGCCAGCGGTTGGTTTAGCTGGAATGGCACCATCACCGCCGATACCGCGCTGGCTCATAACGGCAGCTACGCACTGAAACTGAGTAACCGTAACGGCAACGGTCCAGCCGCTTACAGTTTGACCTCGCTGGTTAGCGCAGGGAATAAATATTCAGTGAAACTCTGGGCCAGTATCGCCGGCGCCGCATCGGCCAATATCAACGTCACCAGCAAAATTGGTTGTGCAGGTACTGACACTTACAGCTGGTTGGTAAGCCCGGTAACTGTCAACAATGGTCAATGGGTCGAGTTGTCCGGCGACTTGAATGTGCCCAACTGTGCGCTGACAGACGTGTTGATTTTTGCCGAAGGCCCTGCCGGTGGCATTGATATTTATCTGGACGATGTATCAGTGCGCCAATATGTGAGCAGCAATTTGGTAAGCAACGGCGGCTTTGAAGCGGGCAATGTGAGCGGATGGTCTTCCTGGAATGGAACCGTCGCGGCAAGCACCGAATTTGTAAAATCCGGCACCTACAGTTTGAAATTGAGTAATCGCAGTGGCAACGGCCCAGCGGCATACAACAATTTGAAACCCTTGCTGGAAGCCGGTAAAACCTATTCAGTCAGCATGGCCGTAAGTATTCAAGGTGCAGCAACTGCACCGGTGAATATCACTCGCAAACTCACTTGCGGTAGCAATACCACGTACAGTTGGGTCGCCAACACGGGTGCAGTTACTGAAGGCGCATGGACAACCCTGACCGGCGATTTGGTGATTCCTGCTGACTGTGTGATCAATGACTTTCTGATTTACGCCGAAGGCCCTGCTGGCGGCATTAATATGTTTATCGACGACGTAGTGGTTACTGCTAAATAG
- a CDS encoding helix-turn-helix domain-containing protein has protein sequence MQESLIHIYLSAAILCLLLALGFLISPKLQTRPSRLLGINYGLYALQNFLAVLILSFGWELAILLRATIAMALGPAIYFYYASLVGEMRSAKIRILHFLPALFVLVLWLSKAPLLWTIDYFIIGSFTLYLVVVIRLLIGARVRLAPLGQLADSAYRWLFVLGVLIAINLVVEVSAYVEIRHGTNPSNSISVLIGSSIFLLFHIVTLLMVIIRAPLLEWMHALQDLRSSKVKNLGEDEAKAIFERWERVVMERQLYKQEGGITLDQAGRILVIPARQISQAINRIYGGSFSQYLNDCRVKAAQKLLIEAEQMPITTLMLEAGFSTKSNFNKEFQRVTGVSPSEYRKQQQEQ, from the coding sequence ATGCAAGAAAGCCTTATACACATTTATTTATCGGCCGCGATTCTGTGTTTGTTGTTGGCCCTGGGTTTTTTAATTTCACCCAAATTGCAAACCCGGCCCTCCCGTTTGCTGGGTATTAACTACGGACTTTATGCATTGCAGAATTTTTTGGCGGTGCTGATCCTGAGTTTTGGATGGGAGCTGGCGATACTTTTAAGGGCCACCATCGCCATGGCTCTGGGTCCGGCGATTTACTTTTATTACGCGAGCCTGGTGGGCGAAATGCGTTCAGCAAAAATCCGCATCCTGCATTTTTTGCCCGCACTCTTTGTACTTGTGCTCTGGTTATCGAAAGCGCCCCTGCTTTGGACAATTGATTATTTCATTATTGGCAGTTTCACACTCTACCTGGTCGTGGTGATTCGTTTGCTAATAGGTGCCAGGGTTCGCTTGGCCCCACTCGGACAATTGGCCGATTCCGCCTATCGGTGGTTGTTTGTACTTGGGGTATTGATCGCTATTAATCTGGTTGTGGAAGTTAGCGCATATGTGGAAATACGCCATGGTACTAATCCCTCCAACTCTATTTCTGTTTTAATTGGCTCGTCGATTTTTTTACTTTTCCATATCGTCACCCTGTTAATGGTGATTATTCGTGCCCCATTATTGGAATGGATGCACGCATTGCAAGACCTGCGCTCTAGCAAAGTAAAAAATCTGGGGGAGGATGAAGCCAAAGCCATTTTCGAACGTTGGGAGCGTGTCGTTATGGAACGACAACTCTATAAACAGGAAGGTGGTATTACGCTGGATCAGGCGGGTCGAATCCTGGTGATTCCCGCCCGTCAAATATCCCAGGCGATTAACCGCATCTATGGCGGCAGCTTCTCTCAATACCTCAATGATTGCAGAGTGAAAGCGGCGCAGAAATTATTAATCGAAGCGGAACAAATGCCCATCACCACACTTATGCTGGAAGCGGGATTCAGCACCAAATCCAACTTCAACAAAGAGTTTCAGCGGGTCACTGGTGTTTCACCCAGTGAATACCGCAAGCAACAGCAAGAACAATAA
- a CDS encoding M28 family peptidase codes for MVRLAKSLLRILLVLGAIIFLLWLAIARPAFTKSTTDETLSFINPEDLKRRVIFLSQNAIPRDSENPNNLNATAEYIKTQLEQYSTSVNYQTYQVENTDFKNVIAEFGPNTTEVIVIGAHYDAYGEHPAADDNASGVAGLIELGKLLQGANLTHKVQLVAYTLEEPPYFDSEFMGSFVHAASLRKNNLNVKLMISLEMIGYFSEQPNSQSFPIPLLNLFYPNRGNFIAIVDQLLANQATPLKAAINKYTDLDAYSINAPSQVTGIDFSDHRNYWFHGYPAVMVTDTSFYRNSHYHHASDTYEKLDYEQMARVVYGVFKYIQTLDNQ; via the coding sequence ATGGTTAGGCTCGCTAAATCTTTGTTACGAATTTTATTAGTTCTCGGGGCAATAATTTTTTTACTTTGGCTGGCAATTGCCCGTCCCGCTTTTACGAAATCCACTACAGATGAAACTCTCTCATTTATAAACCCTGAAGACCTTAAGCGTAGGGTTATTTTTCTTAGCCAAAATGCTATTCCACGGGATAGTGAAAACCCAAACAATTTAAACGCAACGGCTGAGTATATAAAGACCCAACTTGAACAATACTCAACCAGCGTCAACTATCAAACCTATCAGGTAGAGAACACAGACTTCAAAAATGTTATTGCAGAATTTGGCCCTAATACAACGGAAGTAATTGTTATTGGTGCTCACTACGATGCCTACGGCGAACACCCCGCTGCCGATGATAATGCCAGCGGTGTGGCAGGCTTAATTGAACTGGGGAAATTATTGCAAGGAGCAAATCTAACACACAAAGTTCAGTTGGTTGCCTACACACTGGAAGAGCCACCTTATTTTGATTCCGAATTCATGGGTAGTTTTGTGCATGCAGCATCGCTGCGTAAAAATAACCTGAACGTAAAACTAATGATTTCGTTAGAAATGATTGGCTACTTTTCAGAGCAACCAAACTCCCAATCATTTCCCATTCCTCTGCTGAATTTGTTTTATCCCAACAGGGGAAATTTTATTGCCATAGTGGATCAATTATTGGCTAACCAGGCTACTCCGTTAAAAGCGGCTATCAATAAATACACCGATCTGGATGCCTATTCTATTAATGCTCCCAGCCAGGTCACTGGTATAGATTTCTCAGACCATAGGAATTATTGGTTTCATGGCTACCCGGCAGTCATGGTGACCGATACCTCTTTCTATAGAAATAGTCACTATCATCACGCCAGCGACACTTATGAAAAGCTTGATTATGAGCAAATGGCCCGGGTAGTTTATGGTGTTTTCAAGTACATCCAGACATTAGACAACCAATAG